A window of Candidatus Xiphinematobacter sp. Idaho Grape contains these coding sequences:
- a CDS encoding cytochrome c oxidase assembly protein, with the protein MEQVAEAAIFSWNWEPAVLLPLSFSLWVYRRGWKKLRTLAPSRFPLWRFLCFLGGSVVLFLAICSPLDTFGNLLLQVHMVQHLLLTMIVPPLLLLGFPYLPILLGLPRGLVANVLGPFLSWKILKILGKFLTHPAICCGLFLFSNILWHVPFFYEAALKFPVWHKTEHACFVWTSLLFWWPVIQPWPSRACWPRWTMVPYLLIADLQNTILSAFLSFCDHALYQTYAIAPRIGGISTLEDQAAAGAIMWVPGSIVFLAPVSLIVFQFLSPQRSVIYQPAIVIHKPLPNSPFDLLRAPLVGSLLRRKAVRRFLQVTLLMLAILVMIEGWWGPQFGPMNLAGILPWTHWRGLTVMGLLIAGNFFCMACPFTLTRDLARRILPFQRWSWPKWLRTKWIAVGLLVLFFWAYEAFSLWNSPRLTAGIIAGYFSLVVLIDVLFKNAAFCKYVCPIGQFHFVQSLNSPLQVQARDATVCASCRTYDCIRGSTIEKKRKNRGCELHLFQPHKHGNMDCTFCLDCVYACPKDNVGLVMSPPWKELALDHKRSGVGRYSHRFDLAVLVVVLTFGAFANAMGMVTPVLQLENTIKTLCGITSTLPIVTAFYILALLVLPAITVSLAGWLSLRLGKPQAGWKQIFSQLSMSLVPVGFGMWLSHFLFHFFTASHTFIPAFQRFFSDIGLPLLGTPDWSIRSWAFPGLLGWELLLLDLGLLMGLFVAWERAGLLGLSTSRLGIFLPWGTLILLLYSVGAWILLQPMDMRGTI; encoded by the coding sequence ATGGAACAGGTAGCAGAAGCCGCAATATTTTCCTGGAATTGGGAGCCAGCGGTTCTGCTTCCCCTCTCCTTCTCCCTGTGGGTTTACAGACGTGGGTGGAAGAAGCTACGTACCTTGGCTCCCTCTCGCTTCCCACTCTGGCGTTTCCTCTGCTTCCTGGGAGGCTCAGTGGTCCTGTTTTTAGCTATTTGTTCGCCACTAGATACTTTTGGGAACCTTCTATTGCAGGTGCACATGGTGCAGCACCTGCTGCTTACGATGATAGTACCCCCGCTCTTACTTCTCGGGTTTCCCTATCTACCTATTCTTCTTGGGCTGCCTCGTGGGTTGGTTGCCAATGTGCTGGGGCCGTTCCTTTCCTGGAAGATATTAAAGATACTTGGAAAATTTCTGACCCATCCAGCAATATGCTGTGGCTTGTTTCTTTTCTCCAATATCCTTTGGCATGTACCTTTCTTCTACGAAGCGGCACTTAAGTTTCCCGTTTGGCACAAAACAGAACACGCTTGTTTTGTGTGGACCTCTTTACTCTTCTGGTGGCCAGTTATCCAGCCATGGCCCAGTCGTGCTTGTTGGCCTCGCTGGACGATGGTTCCCTATTTACTCATAGCAGACCTTCAAAACACCATCCTCTCTGCCTTTCTCTCCTTTTGTGATCACGCCCTTTACCAAACATACGCCATAGCTCCACGCATAGGCGGGATTAGCACATTGGAGGACCAAGCAGCCGCTGGAGCCATTATGTGGGTGCCTGGATCCATTGTTTTTCTGGCACCTGTCAGTCTGATTGTCTTCCAGTTTCTAAGTCCACAAAGATCGGTGATTTACCAACCTGCGATAGTTATTCATAAACCTTTGCCCAATAGTCCTTTTGACCTTCTAAGAGCTCCACTAGTTGGCAGCCTCCTGCGCAGAAAGGCCGTTCGCCGATTTCTGCAGGTGACTCTATTAATGCTAGCAATCTTAGTCATGATAGAAGGATGGTGGGGACCCCAGTTTGGTCCAATGAATCTTGCTGGAATTTTGCCTTGGACACACTGGAGGGGATTAACTGTGATGGGACTATTGATTGCTGGAAATTTTTTTTGCATGGCTTGTCCTTTCACCCTAACACGCGACTTGGCACGGAGGATTCTGCCATTCCAGCGTTGGAGCTGGCCAAAGTGGCTGCGCACCAAGTGGATTGCAGTAGGACTCCTGGTTCTTTTTTTCTGGGCCTATGAAGCCTTCAGCCTATGGAACTCCCCCAGGCTAACGGCAGGGATAATAGCGGGATATTTTTCGTTAGTGGTGCTGATAGATGTTCTCTTCAAGAATGCGGCTTTTTGCAAGTACGTTTGCCCAATTGGGCAGTTCCATTTTGTGCAATCCCTTAATTCTCCCCTACAAGTACAGGCACGAGACGCAACTGTGTGCGCATCATGTCGCACTTATGATTGCATTCGGGGAAGCACCATAGAAAAAAAGAGAAAAAATCGTGGCTGTGAGCTACACCTTTTTCAGCCGCACAAGCATGGGAATATGGATTGTACATTCTGCCTGGACTGCGTGTACGCGTGTCCCAAGGACAACGTCGGTTTAGTTATGTCACCTCCATGGAAAGAATTAGCGCTAGACCATAAACGCTCTGGAGTAGGCAGATATTCACATCGCTTTGACCTAGCAGTACTCGTTGTGGTTTTAACATTTGGAGCATTTGCGAATGCCATGGGCATGGTAACGCCGGTCCTCCAATTGGAAAATACGATAAAAACCCTGTGTGGGATTACTTCTACACTTCCAATAGTTACAGCGTTCTATATCTTGGCACTTCTCGTTTTACCGGCAATCACAGTAAGCCTAGCAGGCTGGTTAAGTCTACGCTTAGGTAAACCCCAAGCAGGCTGGAAGCAAATTTTCTCACAACTCTCCATGAGTTTAGTTCCTGTGGGGTTTGGGATGTGGCTCTCCCATTTTCTTTTCCACTTCTTTACAGCCTCTCACACATTTATCCCGGCCTTTCAGAGATTTTTTTCTGATATAGGACTTCCTCTGCTGGGAACACCGGATTGGTCCATACGTTCCTGGGCCTTTCCGGGGTTATTAGGCTGGGAACTGCTTCTACTTGATCTTGGACTTTTAATGGGACTCTTTGTGGCATGGGAACGTGCAGGCCTTTTAGGTTTAAGTACTTCTCGGTTGGGAATATTTCTTCCATGGGGAACACTCATCTTACTGCTTTACTCAGTCGGTGCATGGATTCTCCTTCAGCCTATGGACATGCGCGGCACTATCTGA
- a CDS encoding HU family DNA-binding protein, with product MKLGNLTKRSLVLSVSEELNLVQQDVSQVIQKTLDYIVESLAKGQDVELRNFGVFEVKLTKARIGRNPNKPEIDVVIPARATVKFRPGRVMQRRVMLRTEKLKKNSNERD from the coding sequence ATGAAACTAGGTAACCTTACTAAGCGCAGTCTGGTACTGAGCGTCAGTGAAGAACTTAATCTGGTACAGCAGGATGTTTCCCAAGTGATACAAAAGACTCTGGACTACATCGTTGAATCTCTGGCTAAGGGGCAAGACGTAGAACTACGCAACTTTGGCGTATTCGAGGTCAAGCTGACAAAAGCAAGGATCGGTCGCAACCCTAACAAGCCAGAAATAGATGTGGTTATCCCAGCCCGAGCGACGGTAAAATTTAGACCAGGCAGGGTTATGCAACGACGCGTAATGCTAAGGACTGAGAAACTAAAGAAGAATTCCAATGAGAGAGACTAA
- the ctaD gene encoding cytochrome c oxidase subunit I: MGAGRKALPGLVQELVYTVDHKKLGMMYLGSGLVFFMLAGIMAVAIRVQLAVPNNHFLNPSAFNQFFTMHGTTMVFLVGMPLILGLANYLVPIMIGTRDMAFPRLNAFGFWIFLFSGFLLYFSYLGGSGVYGIGSAPDVGWFAYSPLTAKAFSKGHSTDYWTLSLLAGGIGSIATAINLIATIFCLRCRGMTLNRMPLFVWLNAVVAFLIILAMPPLSACQIMLCLDRYLGAKFFDTQAGGSAILWQHFFWIFGHPEVYILILPAFAIISEVIPVFSRKPIFGYPIMVMASVMIAFISLGVWAHHMFTVGMSSVSNTFFSASTFVIAVPTGIKIFNWIGTMYGGKLRMELPLLFSIAFLFQFLIAGLTGVMLATTPFDWQLNDSYFVVAHFHYVLVGGLLFSIFAAFYYWYPKMIGRMLDGAMGRWHFWLFLVGFHLTFFPQHIMGILGMPRRIYSYPADRGWEIGNLLSSIGVIFQATGILIFLINLLYSYYRGRRAGDDPWDAWTLEWATTSPPAEYNFEKLPEVHSARPLWDLKHPDEPDWKHN, from the coding sequence ATGGGGGCGGGGAGGAAAGCCCTTCCTGGTTTAGTTCAGGAGCTTGTTTATACAGTTGACCATAAGAAACTAGGGATGATGTACCTAGGATCAGGCCTAGTATTTTTTATGCTAGCAGGGATAATGGCGGTCGCCATTCGTGTTCAGTTGGCTGTGCCCAATAACCATTTTCTCAATCCGAGTGCGTTCAATCAGTTCTTTACTATGCACGGCACTACTATGGTCTTCCTGGTCGGTATGCCACTAATACTAGGACTAGCAAATTACCTTGTCCCCATCATGATAGGCACAAGAGATATGGCTTTCCCACGATTGAATGCATTCGGTTTTTGGATATTTTTATTCAGTGGATTTTTACTTTACTTTAGCTACCTGGGGGGTTCTGGAGTTTACGGTATAGGATCTGCCCCGGATGTTGGTTGGTTTGCCTACTCACCTCTAACGGCTAAAGCATTCTCTAAAGGACACAGTACAGATTATTGGACTCTTTCCCTATTGGCTGGTGGTATTGGGAGTATAGCTACAGCTATTAATCTGATAGCCACCATTTTTTGTTTGCGCTGTAGGGGAATGACGCTTAACCGTATGCCCCTTTTTGTGTGGCTTAATGCGGTTGTGGCATTTCTCATCATTCTCGCGATGCCTCCGCTTTCCGCCTGCCAGATCATGTTATGCCTAGACCGTTACCTAGGAGCCAAGTTTTTCGACACTCAAGCAGGAGGCTCTGCCATTCTCTGGCAGCATTTTTTCTGGATCTTTGGGCATCCAGAGGTCTATATTCTGATCCTTCCCGCGTTTGCTATTATCTCAGAGGTCATCCCGGTATTTTCGCGTAAGCCCATTTTCGGCTACCCAATTATGGTAATGGCAAGTGTGATGATCGCATTTATCAGCCTTGGGGTTTGGGCGCATCACATGTTCACTGTGGGGATGAGCTCCGTTAGCAACACCTTCTTTTCAGCCTCTACCTTTGTCATAGCTGTCCCGACTGGCATTAAGATTTTTAATTGGATTGGCACAATGTACGGGGGTAAGCTCCGCATGGAGCTTCCGTTACTATTTTCCATTGCATTCCTGTTCCAGTTTCTCATTGCTGGCTTAACAGGGGTCATGCTTGCTACCACACCCTTCGATTGGCAGCTTAATGATTCTTATTTCGTAGTTGCCCATTTCCATTACGTTCTTGTTGGAGGACTACTTTTTTCCATCTTTGCAGCCTTTTATTATTGGTATCCGAAAATGATTGGCCGCATGTTGGATGGGGCGATGGGGCGTTGGCATTTTTGGCTATTCCTCGTTGGCTTCCACCTGACTTTCTTCCCCCAACATATCATGGGTATTCTAGGGATGCCCCGGCGTATTTATAGCTATCCTGCGGATCGTGGATGGGAGATCGGGAACCTACTTTCCAGTATAGGTGTCATCTTTCAGGCTACAGGGATCCTGATTTTTTTAATTAACCTGCTTTATTCCTACTACAGGGGAAGAAGGGCTGGAGACGATCCTTGGGATGCATGGACACTAGAGTGGGCGACCACCTCTCCGCCTGCTGAGTATAATTTTGAAAAGCTGCCAGAAGTCCATAGTGCACGTCCACTCTGGGATTTAAAGCATCCAGATGAGCCGGATTGGAAACATAACTGA
- a CDS encoding cytochrome b N-terminal domain-containing protein: MRILRNVAFWLDDRLHITHLFKETAGHPIPKTSASWFYVFGSATLLCLGVQIVSGICLALVYIPSGSESYSTLRYLTLYQELGWLLRGMHCWGSNFMVVIMALHMTQVFLWGAYKYPREMTWISGCALLVITLGLAFTGQILRFDEDAYWGLGIGASILARVPLVGDQLVHLVLGGAIISADTLSRFFALHVFVLPGLALAIVGLHLYLVVLKGINEYPQPGIQVRKDTYDAEYRTILAKESIPFVPKAIGKDLIAAAIVLFGIVSCAAIFGPKGPMGPPVPTQIDSVPRPDAPFMWIFALAALLPDYMEDVVILGAPLLFGGLLLSLPFLSNEGEKSWRRRPIAILAVILLYLSVGLLTYLGYTAPWSPDMNAWTAAPIPQKFLEGRTPLELAGASILQFKQCRNCHALGSVGGCRGPDLSDVGTRLTAPQLARQILQGGGNMPAYGKNLSPYEIKALVDYMVTLRPKHIPATRGSIASP, encoded by the coding sequence ATGCGAATACTGCGAAATGTAGCTTTTTGGCTTGATGATCGCCTGCATATTACCCACCTTTTTAAGGAAACGGCAGGACATCCTATCCCTAAAACTTCTGCAAGTTGGTTCTACGTTTTTGGCAGCGCAACGCTCCTATGTTTGGGTGTCCAGATTGTGAGCGGCATCTGTCTGGCCTTAGTTTACATACCCTCCGGTTCAGAATCTTATTCTACGCTACGTTATCTAACCCTCTATCAAGAGTTGGGATGGCTCTTGCGAGGTATGCACTGTTGGGGATCCAACTTCATGGTTGTTATCATGGCATTGCACATGACTCAAGTGTTTCTCTGGGGTGCCTATAAATATCCTAGAGAGATGACATGGATTTCTGGGTGTGCTCTACTGGTTATCACTCTTGGACTGGCATTTACAGGGCAGATCCTCCGTTTTGATGAGGATGCCTATTGGGGGCTAGGTATCGGTGCTTCCATCCTTGCACGCGTGCCCCTTGTGGGGGACCAGCTTGTCCATCTTGTGTTGGGGGGAGCCATTATTTCAGCGGACACTCTTTCACGCTTCTTTGCTTTGCATGTGTTTGTACTACCAGGATTAGCGTTGGCTATCGTCGGGCTCCACTTATATCTGGTAGTTTTGAAGGGGATCAACGAGTACCCTCAACCGGGAATACAAGTTAGAAAGGATACCTATGATGCTGAGTACCGCACCATTTTGGCAAAGGAGAGTATTCCATTTGTTCCAAAAGCGATTGGTAAGGACTTAATAGCTGCTGCAATTGTCCTTTTTGGTATTGTCAGCTGTGCAGCAATCTTTGGGCCTAAGGGTCCAATGGGACCGCCTGTCCCAACGCAGATTGATTCCGTACCACGTCCAGATGCTCCTTTTATGTGGATTTTTGCTTTGGCAGCATTACTGCCAGACTATATGGAGGATGTAGTCATTTTGGGTGCGCCCCTGCTTTTTGGAGGCCTGTTACTGTCGCTTCCATTCCTTTCGAATGAGGGAGAAAAGAGTTGGAGAAGACGTCCTATTGCCATCTTAGCTGTAATTCTTCTTTATCTCTCTGTTGGACTATTGACTTACTTAGGATACACTGCTCCATGGTCACCAGATATGAATGCTTGGACAGCTGCACCTATTCCCCAAAAGTTTTTGGAGGGCCGTACTCCTCTTGAGCTTGCCGGTGCTTCCATTCTACAGTTCAAGCAGTGTCGTAATTGTCACGCTCTTGGTAGCGTAGGAGGTTGTCGTGGACCAGATCTATCAGATGTGGGAACTCGCTTGACAGCACCACAGCTAGCCCGCCAAATCCTTCAGGGAGGCGGAAATATGCCCGCCTATGGAAAAAACCTTAGCCCTTACGAAATAAAGGCACTGGTGGACTATATGGTTACCCTGCGTCCAAAACATATTCCAGCTACACGTGGATCTATTGCATCCCCGTAA
- a CDS encoding c-type cytochrome — MRHLYWKAVDTSRLLKLSVMASWLCVTIGETFFLGGCRLPGKPAVTDLWRPPESNLDFHSLYTTNCIACHADQRGIISPSINLNNSVYLSLITPEKMRQIISDGVPGTAMPAFSEKSGGRLTEAQINVLVKGVYAWRLPGETFPSSLPAYTAPLGDAKHGAAVFSTYCAGCHAEDIKAKVEGSIIGSSYLGLVSNQYLRTVIISGRPEIGQPNWKELSPMSDQDVSDVVAWMSAQRCNGRQKSSFLNGIDYTSGRTSRLRNKNVTEK, encoded by the coding sequence GTGAGACACCTCTACTGGAAAGCTGTGGATACTAGTAGGTTGCTTAAGTTGTCAGTAATGGCGTCGTGGCTATGTGTTACGATAGGTGAGACTTTCTTCCTAGGTGGATGTAGGTTACCTGGCAAGCCGGCCGTTACCGACTTATGGCGACCACCAGAATCCAATTTAGACTTCCATAGCCTCTACACAACTAACTGTATCGCCTGCCATGCAGATCAGCGGGGAATAATTTCCCCTTCCATCAATCTGAACAATAGTGTGTACCTCTCTTTGATTACTCCGGAGAAAATGCGCCAAATTATTTCCGATGGAGTCCCTGGGACAGCTATGCCAGCTTTTTCGGAAAAAAGCGGAGGCCGGTTGACCGAAGCACAGATCAATGTGCTCGTAAAGGGGGTTTATGCATGGAGGCTTCCTGGAGAAACGTTCCCCTCGTCACTACCTGCGTACACCGCTCCTTTAGGAGATGCCAAGCACGGAGCAGCCGTGTTCTCTACATATTGTGCTGGTTGTCACGCAGAAGACATAAAAGCCAAAGTAGAGGGATCGATTATAGGATCTTCCTATCTTGGGTTGGTATCTAATCAGTATCTACGGACAGTAATTATTTCTGGTCGGCCAGAGATTGGCCAGCCAAATTGGAAAGAATTATCACCAATGTCCGATCAAGACGTATCGGACGTAGTAGCCTGGATGTCTGCACAACGTTGTAACGGTAGACAAAAGAGTTCTTTCCTAAATGGGATAGATTACACGTCAGGGCGTACCTCCCGGCTAAGAAACAAGAATGTAACAGAGAAGTGA
- the coxB gene encoding cytochrome c oxidase subunit II encodes MFCKCRVVLTALLLTWTLWIPRLAMSEVNTVPSSFHPCSVPARAIYELSVLVLAICSGIFVVVTAMLLFVVVRYRRRPTDSAQEPPQIYGSSQIELAWTVVPIIITLVLILVTARTIGEIQNKNLPEDALMVEVIGHQWWWEVGYPQYGVRTANEIHVPVSSSAHPAPTRIILKSADVLHSFWVPQLAGKMQLVPNKINMTWIEPLQTGVYLGSCAQYCGAQHAFMLLRVIVHTPEGFQRWVASQKGLFAGSLATAAATTSRRVSSKNSTDLAANGRKTFFSTACVSCHRIDGTTAQGTFGPDLTHLMSRHTIGAGVAKNTHQNLATWVRDPQLLKPGCFMPDMHLTPSQIHEVVTYLETLQ; translated from the coding sequence ATGTTTTGCAAATGCCGCGTGGTACTCACTGCTCTCCTACTTACCTGGACACTTTGGATTCCTAGGCTGGCTATGTCCGAGGTCAATACAGTTCCGAGTAGTTTTCACCCATGTTCTGTGCCTGCACGCGCCATTTACGAGCTCTCCGTACTGGTGTTAGCAATTTGCTCTGGGATTTTTGTGGTGGTTACAGCGATGCTTCTATTTGTAGTGGTACGTTACCGTAGACGTCCTACGGATAGTGCGCAGGAGCCTCCTCAAATTTACGGCAGTTCACAAATTGAATTAGCTTGGACAGTAGTTCCTATTATAATTACACTCGTGCTGATCTTAGTGACGGCCCGCACTATTGGAGAAATCCAGAACAAAAATCTTCCAGAAGATGCATTGATGGTAGAGGTGATAGGACATCAGTGGTGGTGGGAGGTGGGCTATCCCCAGTACGGAGTGAGGACAGCAAATGAAATTCACGTGCCGGTCAGTTCTTCTGCTCATCCAGCACCCACTCGAATCATATTGAAATCTGCAGATGTACTTCATAGCTTTTGGGTGCCGCAGCTTGCTGGGAAGATGCAATTGGTCCCCAACAAAATCAACATGACCTGGATTGAACCTCTGCAAACGGGAGTGTACTTGGGCAGCTGTGCCCAGTACTGTGGAGCCCAGCACGCTTTCATGCTACTGCGTGTGATAGTACATACCCCAGAGGGATTCCAGCGTTGGGTCGCCAGTCAAAAGGGACTTTTTGCTGGGTCATTGGCTACGGCAGCCGCAACTACTTCGCGTAGAGTCTCGAGCAAAAATAGTACAGACCTAGCAGCTAATGGGAGGAAGACGTTCTTTTCAACTGCTTGCGTAAGCTGTCATCGAATTGATGGGACCACTGCGCAGGGTACCTTTGGACCGGATTTAACACACTTAATGAGTCGACATACTATCGGGGCAGGAGTGGCTAAAAATACACACCAAAACCTTGCCACCTGGGTACGTGACCCACAGCTCCTAAAGCCAGGTTGCTTTATGCCAGACATGCACTTAACTCCATCCCAAATCCACGAAGTTGTAACCTATTTGGAGACCTTGCAATAG
- a CDS encoding QcrA and Rieske domain-containing protein, which produces MKTNNSKTTEIERDTRLCKGGNQSSRRDFLLKVGIGLNIAAGVMVGIPVIGYVFSSLIRRPKLHWIALGETDSFPEEETRLSKYRNPSHRPWDGAITDIPCWVRRLKGDVFQVFAINCTHLGCPVRWFAESKLFFCPCHGGVYYQDGSRAAGPPPRGLFEYETKIEEKKLWIKGGILPTLANTPQKVYLNDFTKEQGEETASVK; this is translated from the coding sequence GTGAAAACGAATAACAGCAAGACCACTGAGATAGAGAGAGATACTAGGCTCTGTAAGGGGGGTAACCAGTCATCTCGGCGTGACTTCCTATTAAAGGTGGGTATTGGACTAAATATCGCTGCCGGAGTTATGGTAGGTATTCCAGTAATAGGATATGTTTTTTCTAGCCTTATCAGGAGGCCCAAACTCCATTGGATCGCACTTGGAGAGACCGATTCTTTCCCAGAGGAAGAAACACGCTTATCAAAGTATAGAAACCCAAGCCATCGCCCCTGGGATGGGGCAATTACGGACATTCCTTGCTGGGTCCGCCGGCTAAAGGGGGATGTTTTTCAGGTTTTTGCCATTAACTGCACCCACTTAGGCTGCCCCGTGCGTTGGTTTGCCGAATCCAAGCTCTTCTTTTGTCCGTGTCATGGAGGAGTTTACTACCAAGATGGTTCCAGGGCGGCTGGCCCTCCTCCACGGGGCTTGTTTGAGTATGAAACCAAGATTGAGGAAAAGAAGCTTTGGATTAAGGGCGGAATCCTGCCGACTCTAGCGAATACTCCTCAGAAGGTTTACTTGAATGACTTCACTAAGGAACAAGGAGAAGAAACAGCGAGTGTAAAGTAA
- a CDS encoding aminopeptidase: protein MSDPRYDQLAKHLVEHSIRLKAGERVLIDAFDVSDEAVIALIRAVRSKEGVPFVQLHRAKIARELALGVSQSQLDVCRAVALVRMKKMQAYVALRGGHNMTELIDVPEANMALTAGMMRPVLDCRINKTKWVVLRCPTSSFAQQAQMSTEAFEDFYFRVCTLDYSSMLPAMGALKGLMEKTDKVNLVGPETDLRFSIKGIGAVICGGERNIPDGEVFSCPIKRSVEGYVHFNVPTIYQGAPFDNIHLEFRAGKIVRAASNNTRKLNEILDSDTGARYIGEFSLGFNPYILHPIRDILFDEKIAGSFHFTPGQAYSVGGNGNKSRIHWDMISIQRTDYGGGEVWFDDKLVRKDGLFVLPALQKLNAGQS from the coding sequence ATGAGTGATCCTCGCTATGACCAATTAGCTAAACATCTTGTTGAACACTCCATACGCTTAAAAGCGGGAGAGCGGGTGCTAATAGATGCTTTTGACGTTTCGGATGAAGCAGTTATTGCACTTATTCGCGCAGTGCGCTCTAAAGAGGGTGTTCCTTTTGTCCAACTACATCGCGCAAAAATTGCTCGCGAATTGGCTCTTGGCGTCAGCCAGTCACAGCTAGATGTTTGCCGGGCTGTGGCGCTGGTTCGCATGAAAAAAATGCAAGCGTATGTCGCTTTACGAGGGGGGCATAATATGACAGAACTGATAGACGTTCCAGAAGCCAATATGGCACTTACCGCCGGAATGATGCGCCCTGTCCTAGACTGCCGGATTAACAAGACTAAGTGGGTAGTGCTCCGCTGCCCTACATCCTCGTTTGCTCAACAGGCTCAGATGAGCACCGAGGCTTTCGAAGATTTCTATTTTCGAGTTTGTACGCTTGACTACTCGAGCATGCTGCCTGCTATGGGGGCCCTGAAGGGCCTAATGGAGAAAACTGACAAGGTAAACCTAGTTGGACCGGAAACTGATCTCCGCTTCAGTATAAAAGGGATTGGGGCTGTGATATGCGGCGGGGAGAGGAATATTCCAGACGGAGAAGTTTTTTCCTGTCCAATAAAGCGTAGCGTGGAAGGATACGTGCATTTTAATGTGCCAACGATCTATCAGGGCGCTCCATTTGACAATATTCATCTAGAATTTAGAGCAGGCAAAATAGTAAGGGCTGCCTCTAACAATACAAGGAAGCTCAATGAAATTTTGGATTCTGATACTGGTGCCCGCTATATCGGGGAATTCTCGCTAGGGTTTAATCCTTACATTCTTCATCCTATCCGTGACATCCTTTTCGATGAAAAGATCGCAGGCTCTTTTCACTTTACTCCAGGTCAGGCCTATTCTGTAGGAGGAAACGGTAACAAGAGTCGTATCCACTGGGATATGATATCCATCCAAAGGACAGATTATGGCGGAGGGGAGGTATGGTTTGACGACAAACTTGTTCGCAAAGATGGCTTATTTGTTTTACCAGCTCTACAAAAACTGAATGCCGGTCAATCTTGA
- a CDS encoding cytochrome c oxidase subunit 3, protein MSDDGPGGASSPATEWKLPSVRKVAMISLITAESALFCIFLVAYAFYIGKSLNPPSPKEILEWPILASIALLSSSGTIVFAEKALYGGRLARFHCWWLVTILLGMTFLGYTAREWYEFIHHRHFTLATNVFGSTFYSLIGLHVSHVIAGLVLLLLVFAMSLVGKVRAEHHEHVEMVSWYWHFVDIVWVVVFVVVYVIGR, encoded by the coding sequence ATGAGTGACGACGGACCAGGTGGAGCATCATCTCCTGCCACTGAGTGGAAGCTACCCTCTGTCAGAAAGGTAGCTATGATTTCTCTTATCACTGCGGAGAGTGCTTTATTTTGCATCTTTCTCGTTGCCTATGCGTTCTACATTGGCAAAAGCCTGAACCCACCTTCTCCAAAAGAAATCCTTGAGTGGCCTATCCTCGCTTCTATAGCTTTGTTGTCAAGTAGTGGGACTATCGTTTTCGCTGAAAAGGCACTTTATGGAGGTCGATTAGCAAGGTTCCATTGCTGGTGGCTAGTTACTATCCTCCTTGGAATGACTTTTCTAGGATACACGGCTCGTGAGTGGTATGAGTTCATCCACCATCGCCACTTTACGCTTGCTACGAACGTTTTTGGCTCCACCTTCTATTCACTGATAGGGCTTCATGTTAGCCATGTTATTGCCGGTTTGGTCCTGCTTTTGCTTGTTTTCGCCATGAGCCTTGTAGGAAAGGTCAGGGCGGAGCATCATGAGCATGTGGAAATGGTGTCTTGGTATTGGCACTTTGTAGATATAGTCTGGGTAGTTGTCTTTGTTGTTGTCTATGTAATTGGCCGTTAA